A single window of Streptomyces xanthii DNA harbors:
- a CDS encoding alpha/beta fold hydrolase yields the protein MARRIDVTGAGGVRLAAWEFADPPKTGEAGQAPGVLLLHGLMGRASHWAGTARWLSERRRAVALDQRGHGQSDKPEQGPFDREAYVLDAEAALEGLGLGPAVLVGHSMGALTAWQLAARWPDLVSGLVICDMRASALGAASQREWEDWFRAWPLPFATLGDVRKWFGEDDPWVERPNPARGEFYAEVMTQAEDGWRPVFSRRQMLAARSTWVRDAHWEELAGVRCPALVVRGLDGELGRAEAQEMVRVLPRGVYAEVPDAGHLVHYDQPLAWREVVEPFLDGVLAGR from the coding sequence ATGGCGCGACGCATCGACGTGACCGGAGCGGGCGGGGTCCGGCTGGCCGCCTGGGAGTTCGCCGACCCGCCCAAGACGGGCGAGGCCGGCCAGGCTCCCGGAGTGCTGTTACTGCACGGCCTGATGGGCCGGGCGTCCCATTGGGCAGGCACCGCGCGCTGGCTCTCCGAACGGCGCCGCGCCGTCGCGCTCGACCAGCGCGGGCACGGCCAGAGCGACAAACCCGAGCAGGGCCCCTTCGACCGTGAGGCCTACGTGCTCGACGCGGAGGCGGCGCTCGAAGGACTCGGGCTCGGCCCGGCGGTGCTCGTCGGGCACTCCATGGGGGCGCTGACGGCCTGGCAGCTCGCCGCGCGCTGGCCCGATCTGGTCAGCGGCCTCGTCATCTGCGACATGCGGGCCTCGGCGCTCGGCGCGGCGTCCCAGCGGGAGTGGGAGGACTGGTTCCGGGCGTGGCCGCTGCCGTTCGCGACGCTCGGTGACGTACGGAAGTGGTTCGGCGAGGACGACCCCTGGGTGGAGCGGCCCAATCCGGCGCGCGGGGAGTTCTACGCGGAGGTCATGACGCAGGCCGAGGACGGGTGGCGGCCGGTGTTCTCGCGGCGCCAGATGCTCGCGGCCCGGTCGACGTGGGTACGGGACGCGCACTGGGAGGAACTGGCGGGGGTGCGGTGCCCCGCGCTCGTCGTGCGGGGGCTGGACGGGGAGCTGGGGCGGGCCGAGGCGCAGGAGATGGTGCGGGTCCTTCCCAGGGGGGTGTACGCGGAGGTGCCCGACGCGGGGCATCTCGTCCACTACGACCAGCCTCTGGCGTGGCGGGAGGTCGTGGAGCCGTTCCTCGACGGGGTCCTGGCCGGACGCTGA
- a CDS encoding citrate synthase 2, with amino-acid sequence MSDFDPSFVPGLEGVVAFETEIAEPDKEGGALRYRGVDIEDLVGHVSFGNVWGLLVDGAFNPGLPPAEPFPIPVHSGDIRVDVQSALSMLAPVWGLKPLLDIDEQRARDDLARAAVMALSYVAQSARGQAQPMVPQSEIDKAESIVERFMIRWRGEPDPKHVAAVDAYWTSAAEHGMNASTFTARVIASTGADVAAALSGAVGAMSGPLHGGAPSRVLGMIEEIERTGDAEAYVRRALDQGERLMGFGHRVYRAEDPRARVLRRTARELGAPRFEVAEALEKAALAELHARRPDRVLATNVEFWAAIVLDFAEVPAHMFTSMFTCARTAGWSAHILEQKRTGRLVRPSARYIGPGTRPPQDIEGYADIAR; translated from the coding sequence ATGTCCGACTTCGACCCCAGCTTCGTACCTGGTCTCGAAGGAGTCGTCGCGTTCGAGACCGAGATCGCCGAACCGGACAAGGAGGGCGGCGCCCTGCGGTACCGGGGCGTCGACATCGAGGATCTGGTCGGCCACGTGTCGTTCGGGAACGTGTGGGGGCTGCTGGTCGACGGCGCCTTCAACCCCGGACTGCCGCCGGCCGAGCCCTTCCCGATCCCCGTCCACTCGGGTGACATCCGTGTCGACGTGCAGTCCGCGCTGTCGATGCTGGCGCCCGTGTGGGGCCTGAAACCGCTGCTCGACATCGACGAGCAGCGGGCCCGCGACGACCTGGCCCGCGCCGCCGTCATGGCCCTGTCGTACGTCGCCCAGTCGGCCCGCGGCCAGGCGCAGCCGATGGTGCCGCAGAGCGAGATCGACAAGGCCGAGTCGATCGTCGAGCGGTTCATGATCCGCTGGCGCGGCGAGCCCGACCCCAAGCACGTCGCGGCGGTCGACGCGTACTGGACCTCGGCCGCCGAGCACGGCATGAACGCCTCGACGTTCACCGCCCGCGTCATCGCCTCCACCGGCGCCGACGTGGCCGCCGCCCTGTCCGGCGCGGTCGGCGCCATGTCCGGGCCGCTGCACGGCGGCGCCCCCTCCCGCGTCCTCGGCATGATCGAGGAGATCGAGCGGACCGGCGACGCCGAGGCGTACGTACGCCGGGCGCTCGACCAGGGCGAGCGCCTGATGGGCTTCGGCCACCGCGTCTACCGGGCCGAGGACCCCCGCGCCCGCGTGCTGCGGCGCACCGCCCGTGAGCTGGGCGCCCCGCGCTTCGAGGTGGCCGAGGCGCTGGAGAAGGCCGCGCTGGCCGAGCTGCACGCGCGCCGCCCGGACCGGGTGCTCGCGACGAACGTGGAGTTCTGGGCGGCGATCGTGCTCGACTTCGCCGAGGTGCCCGCGCACATGTTCACGTCGATGTTCACGTGCGCCCGCACGGCCGGCTGGAGCGCGCACATCCTGGAGCAGAAGCGCACGGGCCGCCTGGTCCGCCCCTCGGCCCGCTACATCGGCCCGGGCACCCGCCCGCCGCAGGACATCGAGGGCTACGCGGACATCGCCCGCTAG
- the pdxH gene encoding pyridoxamine 5'-phosphate oxidase translates to MREQYRTHDGGLLEPDLAPHPMDQFARWFRQAAEPGSPLAEPNAMVVSTADASGRPASRTVLLKSYDHEGFVFYTNYGSRKAQDLDVNPQVAILFPWHPMGRQIHVAGTAVRTSAEETAAYFHSRPHGSQLGAWASAQSSVIGSRAELDAAYGELVRRYPVGSDVPVPPHWGGFRVAPEEIEFWQGRENRLHDRLRYVRVPGGWHVERLSP, encoded by the coding sequence ATGCGGGAGCAGTACCGCACGCACGACGGCGGTCTGCTCGAGCCCGATCTCGCCCCGCACCCCATGGACCAGTTCGCCCGCTGGTTCCGGCAGGCGGCCGAGCCCGGCTCTCCGCTCGCCGAGCCCAACGCCATGGTGGTCTCCACCGCCGACGCGAGCGGCCGTCCGGCCTCCCGCACGGTGCTCCTCAAGTCCTACGACCACGAGGGCTTCGTCTTCTACACCAACTACGGCTCCCGCAAGGCCCAGGACCTGGACGTCAACCCGCAGGTCGCGATCCTCTTCCCCTGGCACCCGATGGGCCGTCAGATCCATGTCGCCGGCACCGCGGTGCGGACCTCCGCCGAGGAGACGGCGGCGTACTTCCACTCCCGGCCGCACGGGTCGCAGCTCGGGGCGTGGGCCAGTGCGCAGTCCTCCGTGATCGGGTCGCGGGCCGAACTGGACGCGGCGTACGGGGAGTTGGTGCGGCGCTATCCGGTGGGGTCGGACGTTCCCGTGCCGCCGCACTGGGGCGGGTTCCGGGTCGCCCCGGAGGAGATCGAGTTCTGGCAGGGCCGCGAGAACCGCCTCCACGACCGGCTCCGCTATGTCCGGGTGCCGGGGGGCTGGCACGTGGAGCGGCTCAGTCCCTGA
- a CDS encoding helix-turn-helix domain-containing protein, with protein sequence MPGGRLTQQERQQIAQGLGDGLAYAEIARRLERPTSTITREVMRNGGPTGYRADLAHRATEHRAHRRKAAGAAASQAGPAGDGQRAEAVRAYEETLTTVFMASGTPRMMARVMACLVISESGSLTAAELVQRLQVSPASVSKAVTFLVGQDLVRRDRDERRRDRYSIDDDVWYQSMMASARSTAEIATTARQGTGILGPDSQAGVRLENIARFLDYVSESLVRASDQARDILTARREAEDGQA encoded by the coding sequence GGAGATCGCCCGGCGCCTGGAGCGCCCGACCTCCACGATCACCCGCGAGGTCATGCGCAACGGCGGCCCCACCGGCTACCGCGCGGACCTCGCCCACCGCGCCACCGAGCACCGCGCCCACCGCCGCAAGGCGGCCGGCGCCGCCGCGAGCCAGGCCGGGCCCGCCGGCGACGGGCAGCGGGCCGAGGCCGTACGCGCCTACGAGGAGACTTTGACGACGGTCTTCATGGCGTCCGGCACACCCCGCATGATGGCCCGGGTCATGGCCTGCCTGGTCATCAGCGAGTCCGGCAGCCTCACCGCGGCCGAACTCGTCCAGCGGCTCCAGGTCAGCCCGGCGTCCGTCTCCAAGGCCGTCACGTTCCTGGTGGGCCAGGACCTGGTGCGGCGGGACCGCGACGAGCGGCGGCGCGACCGCTACTCCATCGACGACGACGTCTGGTACCAGTCCATGATGGCCAGCGCCCGGTCCACCGCCGAGATCGCCACGACGGCCCGCCAGGGCACGGGGATCCTCGGCCCAGACAGCCAGGCCGGGGTCCGCCTGGAGAACATCGCGCGGTTCCTCGACTACGTGTCCGAGAGCCTGGTCCGCGCCTCCGACCAGGCCCGCGACATACTCACCGCCCGCCGTGAGGCGGAGGACGGGCAGGCGTAG
- a CDS encoding metal-dependent transcriptional regulator produces MSGLIDTTEMYLRTILELEEEGVVPMRARIAERLDQSGPTVSQTVARMERDGLVAVAADRHLELTDEGRRLATRVMRKHRLAECLLVDVIGLEWEQVHAEACRWEHVMSEAVERRVLELLRHPTESPYGNPIPGLEELGEKDGADPFLDEGMVSLADLETGADGKTVVVRRIGEPIQTDAQLMYTLRRAGVQPGSVVSVTQSPGGVLVGSSGEAAELEADIASHVFVAKR; encoded by the coding sequence ATGTCCGGACTGATCGACACGACGGAGATGTACCTCCGCACCATCCTCGAGCTGGAGGAGGAAGGTGTGGTCCCCATGCGCGCCCGGATCGCCGAGCGTCTGGACCAGAGCGGGCCGACGGTGAGCCAGACCGTGGCGCGCATGGAGCGGGACGGCCTGGTGGCCGTGGCCGCGGACCGGCACCTGGAGCTGACGGACGAGGGCCGGCGGCTGGCGACACGCGTGATGCGCAAGCACCGGCTCGCGGAGTGTCTCCTGGTCGATGTGATCGGCCTCGAGTGGGAGCAGGTCCACGCGGAGGCCTGCCGCTGGGAGCACGTGATGAGCGAGGCCGTGGAGCGCCGCGTCCTCGAGCTGCTGCGGCACCCGACGGAGTCGCCGTACGGGAACCCGATCCCGGGTCTGGAGGAGCTGGGCGAGAAGGACGGGGCGGACCCGTTCCTGGACGAGGGCATGGTGTCTCTGGCGGACCTGGAGACGGGTGCGGACGGCAAGACGGTGGTCGTGCGGCGCATCGGTGAGCCGATCCAGACGGACGCGCAGCTGATGTACACGCTGCGGCGTGCGGGTGTGCAGCCCGGTTCGGTGGTCAGCGTGACGCAGTCGCCGGGCGGGGTGCTCGTGGGCAGCAGTGGCGAGGCGGCGGAGCTGGAGGCGGACATCGCCTCGCACGTGTTCGTGGCGAAGCGCTGA
- a CDS encoding SIS domain-containing protein, whose translation MSESKLAAQYLDTAIGLLRRIRDEEADSVAAAGTLLADTVVAGGRLFAFGAGHSSLAAQDVVYRAGSLALMNLLAVPGAVGVDVMPATLGSALERVDGLAAAVLDSSPARAGDALVIISLSGRNALPVEMAMNARALGLKVIGVTSLAYATGPDAPRSRHVSGTYLRDHCDIVLDSKIAVGDAELTHDGVDAPFASASTVTTSALMQSMLATCAESLADRGIQPPLLRSGNVDGGHDWNAKVFEQYKDRIFYQH comes from the coding sequence ATGAGCGAGAGCAAGCTGGCCGCGCAGTACCTCGACACCGCGATCGGCCTGCTGCGCCGCATCCGCGACGAGGAAGCGGACTCCGTCGCCGCCGCCGGCACCCTCCTCGCCGACACCGTCGTCGCCGGCGGCCGCCTCTTCGCGTTCGGCGCCGGACACTCCTCGCTCGCCGCCCAGGACGTCGTCTACCGCGCCGGCAGCCTCGCCCTGATGAACCTGCTCGCCGTCCCCGGAGCCGTCGGCGTCGACGTCATGCCCGCCACCCTCGGCTCCGCCCTCGAACGGGTCGACGGACTCGCCGCCGCCGTCCTCGACTCCAGCCCCGCCCGGGCCGGCGACGCCCTCGTGATCATCTCCCTCTCCGGGCGCAACGCCCTGCCCGTCGAGATGGCCATGAACGCCCGCGCCCTCGGCCTCAAGGTCATCGGCGTCACGTCCCTCGCCTACGCCACCGGACCCGACGCCCCCAGGTCCCGGCACGTCTCCGGCACGTACCTGCGCGACCACTGCGACATCGTCCTCGACTCCAAGATCGCCGTCGGCGACGCCGAACTCACCCACGACGGCGTGGACGCCCCCTTCGCCTCCGCCTCCACCGTCACCACCAGCGCCCTCATGCAGTCGATGCTGGCCACCTGCGCCGAATCCCTCGCCGACCGCGGCATCCAGCCCCCGCTGCTCCGCTCCGGCAACGTGGACGGCGGCCACGACTGGAACGCCAAGGTCTTCGAGCAGTACAAGGACCGCATTTTCTACCAGCACTGA